The nucleotide window TGGGTGTAAAATGAAGGTATTAAATTCATTTTTTTTCATTAGTTAGGTCTTCTTGAGAATAGCAGACCTATTTTTTTTTGACAACAATCGGTCAACCCCGCACGCAGTAAGGGGTTGACCGATTGTTGTCTCCCCTCCAGCAGATATTTAATATTAATAATTATCCCATCAGAAGTAATGTAGCTTATGTCCAAAGAATGTTAGTGCTTCCCAATTAAGTTCGTTAATATTACTTTTACAAGTGAGAGAAAAAGTTTTCTCCCACGTTAGCTGAGCAGAATTCATCACTAATATCGATGGAATGCTCGGTTTTGAAGAGTTCATTCAAAATCAATGGATATCGACCCTGAAAGTAGTATCAAAAACGTTTTCATTCAATTATTGTCTTTTGGTTTCAGTTTTTTAGATGATGCAATTTTGTTAGGACTATCTAACTTAGGATTTCATTGCCAGTATTTAGAATGGATTTCCAAGATCGTACTAGTATGTACGATCGTTTATTGGACAAGAGGAGTAAGAGTGAAACAAAATTAAAAATAGACTAACTGCGCTTTAAGCTGCGGTTAGTCTATACTTCAGTTAAAAGTCAAATCTGGTTTTTACCTCAACATTGCTGATTAACTAAAAACCGATTTGCTTCAATCAATATTTAAGAGCTAACACTAGCTCCCACATTTAGTAGCCACGAGAGAAACTATTATTTCTACGACCACCACCACCACCATATGAGCTACGGCGATCTTCACGAGGCTTTGCTTTGTTGACTTTCAAATCACGACCCATCCACTCTGCACCGTCAAGTGCTTCAATGGCAGCCGTTTCTTCAGCATCAGCACCCATTTCAACGAAACCAAAGCCACGCATACGACCGGTTTCGCGATCGGTGGGAAGCTGAACTCGCGTTACCGAGCCATATTCTGTAAACACAGAAGTTAGATCGGCTTCTGTAACGTCATAGGAAAGATTGCCTACATAGATAGACATAGATTTTCTCCAAAATTAAAGGTATGTGGAGAGTGAAATTTCGGAGAGAAGTCTGTCAATGGAAAAACGCGGAAATTCGTTAATACTAGAAACAAATGCTGCAACCGATATTTATTCTCTGCTGTTAGACTAACACGTTGGAAAAACTTTTGGGTGAATCGGAGCAGTAATTGAGTAGAATCAAAGAGAGAAAAGCCGCGCCCTTCAAGGGCAGAGAGGATGTTAAGGTTTTTTGTCAAGAATTGTTACTTTAGCCCTCTGTACAATTTTTAAGTGCTGGCGGTGA belongs to Leptolyngbyaceae cyanobacterium and includes:
- a CDS encoding RNA-binding protein — protein: MSIYVGNLSYDVTEADLTSVFTEYGSVTRVQLPTDRETGRMRGFGFVEMGADAEETAAIEALDGAEWMGRDLKVNKAKPREDRRSSYGGGGGRRNNSFSRGY